The following is a genomic window from Aminiphilus circumscriptus DSM 16581.
CGCGAAGCCTGATGCGACCCGAGTCAAGGGAAAGCGCAAGACCTTTATTCAGAGCTTCGGAAGCTCTGAAAAATGCTGCGCCGCTCTCGGAAAAATGCGATGCAAACTGCGATTTGGAGAGGACAAATCTCACTTGATCAGGGCTTCCCTTCCTCAGGGCTTCCCTTGCTCTGAATCCCCGTGCGCGAGTGCCGGACGGAAGCGCTTTGTGGTTCGAAAACAATTCGTGATTTGCAAACGTTCGAAAGATGTCGTGCCCGAAAGCTTGCCGGATACCGGAGAGACGTGGCGCCTCCGGGGCCCGTGCTCATTCTTGGGAGGTCTTTGGGTAAAAGAGGTCGAGAAGCACCCTCGCCCCCTCTGTGACCCGGAGCAGGGAGGGGCGGCTCACCAGCTCTTCGGGAATCGTCGCGATGCGGGCGTTTCCGAGTCCGGCCGCCCAGGGACGGGCGCGCACCTCCTCTTCCGTGGCGTCGTTCATGGGGCCCCGCTGCACCAGATAGACGTCGAGTCCCCGGGAGGCGTAGCCCAGCAGGCGCTCGACACCGCAGGCGGCGAGGGCGCTTCCCTCCCGGAGGGGCGTGAGATCCGCGGCGACGTTCTCCCCTCCCGCCACGGCCAGAAGGTGGGCCGCCCAGGAGCGGGGCGCGCAGGTGTGCAGCTCCCGGCCCGTGCTCTCCAGAAAAACCCGCACGGGCGGCGCCGCCCCCCGCCTGCGGGATGCCTCCTCCGAGACGAGGGCGAGTTCGGCGAGGGTCTTGCGCCACGCCGCGCTCCCTTCCGGAACGCCCAAAAGCAGGCCGAGGTGTTCCAGGTAGGCCGGCATGCTCTCCCACTCGGGAGGCGCCAGGGAGACCACCGCCACGCCCGCCCGCTCCAGCGTGGCAATCGCTCCGGGCGAGAGGCTCTCCACGAGAGGGCGCAGAAGCACCAGGTCGGGCGCCAGGGCGAGGATGCGTTCCGCGTCGATCTTGGCGGGAAGGCGGGGAAGCTCCGGAAAGAGCGCCGGATCGTCCGCTCGGGAGACCGCCACGAGACGTTCCGCCGCACCGAGGGCGACGAGATTTTCGCTGTGCCCCGCATAGAGGGAGACGATGCGCGCTGCCGGAGCGGCCAGAAGGCAGGTCCGCCCCGCGTCGTCCACGATGCGGAGGGCGTTCTCCGGACGCGCCTCCTCCGTCGGCACAGGTGTCTGTGCCAGGGCCGGAAGTGCGCCGAAGGTTCCGAGGAGTCCCGGAAGGATCGCAAACCCGAGGAGGACCCAAAGCCGGAACGTTCGGACTGTTCCCGGAGGACCTTGTGCCCCACCTCGCCGTGCGGTCGTTCGGATGGTCATGGTTGCATCGCCTCCTGAGTCGTGATGGTTGAGGAGATCCTCCGGGATCCGAGGCGGGGATGTCCGGGAAGTTCCTCTCCGGAATTCCTCCACGGGGAGGAGCGGCCCGCCGGATCGCGGCGTGGTCGTTTCCGCGGGTCGGAAGGTCCTCTCCGCGAGAAGTGTTTTTCAGCGTCCCTTTGGCGCGTTTTCAGCGTCCTTCAGACGTGTCCGGCGTTTGTTTGGGCTTCAGGCACCTCCTGGTTCTTTCGGCGCGTTCTCGGGTGTTTCGAGCGGGGCAAGAAGGTCCTCGGGGCTTTTTCCGAGTGTCGCCTCCAGGAGACGCGCCACGGAGGATGCCCGTTCGAGCCGCTCCCGGCCACGCCGCAGCGCCTTCGGGTCGCCCTGGTATTTCGTCTCCAGGCCGGCGATGCGCGTTTTTAAGGAGACCACGCGGTGGTCGTCCACGAGTTTGTCCGCGAGATAGAGGAGGTTCGCCTCGTCCAGGACTGGAGGCAGGGAGGCGGGCAGCTCCATGTGCACCGCCGTGAGAGCCGCGACGGCGCCGTAGCCGTGGGCGCGCAGAAAGGCCGCGCCCGCCTCGGCGTGGTGCTTTTCGAGGCGTTGCACGTCGTGGAGCAGCGCCGCCGACCGGAGCAGGGGAAGGTCCAGCGGCACCCCCGAGGCGGCGAGAGCCTCGCCGAGTCGCGTCGCCACCGCCGCGACGGTGCGGCAGTGGATGCGCACCCGCTCGGGCGTGTCCGCGACGTTCCAGAGGGCCTCGCACTCCTCGTCCGTGGGGGCGGATTCCCGAAGGGCGTAGGCGGCGAGGCGCCGGTAGTCCTCGGGGGTATCCATGTCGAGGAGGACGCTTGCATCGGGGACGGAGCAGGTCTGTACGTCCGCTCCGTCGAGCACGTCCCGGAGTGTTCCGTTCGTTCGGGCGAGGATGGCTTTCCTCAGCGGGCCCGCCAGAAGAGGAGGGTGTCCCCGCTCGCCCGCGAAGAGAGGATGGACGACGAGGGAAAGAGACTCCAAGGGTGTTCCCGCCCGGTGTGTCGCGTCGGCGAAGGCCGCGAGGAGCGCCCGATAGGTGACGGGTTTCACCAGAGGGGTGTCGCCGGGGAGGAGGAAGAACGCCCCGGTCTCCTCCGGAAGGGCCGCCGCACCGGTCTGCACGGAGGAGAACATCCCCTCCTCGTAGCGGTCGTTGTGCGCGGTGCGGGCGCCGAGGCGGGCCGCCTCGGCCTCGACTTCCTGCCGCCAGTGTCCCGTGACGATTACCACGTTTTCCACCCCCGCGGCACGGAGCCGCGTCACCGCCTGGGCCAGGGCGGAGATGCCCCCCAGTTCCAGAAGCAGCTTGCAGCGCCCCATGCGGGAGGAAAACCCTCCCGCGAGAAGCACCGCCGCCGGAGCGGCGGGGAACGTCCCCTGCGACGACGGGAACGTCGTCATGGGGCTTCTCCCCCCGGCGTCGCCAAGGACGGGCAAT
Proteins encoded in this region:
- a CDS encoding ABC transporter substrate-binding protein — translated: MTIRTTARRGGAQGPPGTVRTFRLWVLLGFAILPGLLGTFGALPALAQTPVPTEEARPENALRIVDDAGRTCLLAAPAARIVSLYAGHSENLVALGAAERLVAVSRADDPALFPELPRLPAKIDAERILALAPDLVLLRPLVESLSPGAIATLERAGVAVVSLAPPEWESMPAYLEHLGLLLGVPEGSAAWRKTLAELALVSEEASRRRGAAPPVRVFLESTGRELHTCAPRSWAAHLLAVAGGENVAADLTPLREGSALAACGVERLLGYASRGLDVYLVQRGPMNDATEEEVRARPWAAGLGNARIATIPEELVSRPSLLRVTEGARVLLDLFYPKTSQE
- a CDS encoding DVU_1551 family NTP transferase, with product MTTFPSSQGTFPAAPAAVLLAGGFSSRMGRCKLLLELGGISALAQAVTRLRAAGVENVVIVTGHWRQEVEAEAARLGARTAHNDRYEEGMFSSVQTGAAALPEETGAFFLLPGDTPLVKPVTYRALLAAFADATHRAGTPLESLSLVVHPLFAGERGHPPLLAGPLRKAILARTNGTLRDVLDGADVQTCSVPDASVLLDMDTPEDYRRLAAYALRESAPTDEECEALWNVADTPERVRIHCRTVAAVATRLGEALAASGVPLDLPLLRSAALLHDVQRLEKHHAEAGAAFLRAHGYGAVAALTAVHMELPASLPPVLDEANLLYLADKLVDDHRVVSLKTRIAGLETKYQGDPKALRRGRERLERASSVARLLEATLGKSPEDLLAPLETPENAPKEPGGA